Below is a window of Accipiter gentilis chromosome 31, bAccGen1.1, whole genome shotgun sequence DNA.
TCATTTGTATCATGATGGAATATACCAATATAAGACCTATCCCTACCCTGCAGCATGTTTTAAAGAGGAGATGGCCCATTGCTCCTTGCTCACTGACAAGCCCCTAAAGACTAATCACACCTTTGTCAAAAAAAACCACTGTTCTTTCTCCCCAACTGGCAGCTACATTCAGCACCATTACCTACACTTTCAAAGACAGGCCCTGCTCAATTCATATATGCTGCATTAGCTCTTCTCTCACCACGTCAGCTCATCAGTCTCATTCTGCCCACATCTGTAATGTAGTTCTCTACAGAAAATTTGTTTGTAGCTGAACCTAACTTGCAGAAAGAAGGTAACTATTTACCTTTATGGTTAACACCTCAGCCATCGGTGCTGAGAACAGCACCCTTCTGTTCGAGATCTCAGCATGTCTTTCTCATCATCTTATAGAAGCCCAGGCGCTGGAGTAAGATCACCGTGGCTCAGAATGAGCACTCGACCTCTGGCCTCTCCCTTCAACTAGTACAGTTTGTTGTTATGGCTTCTCATTCAGACCCACAATCTAGGCAGCTCTCCAGATTTTCACATCCAGTTCCCTCCTCTAGCTTGCCAATTCCTATGTGAGATTTAAAACAGATGGCGTTCTTCCTCTAAGGATATATTCTACAGCTCTCAGCATCTCACTTCAGTTCCTGTAACATCTCTTCCTTCACTTTGACAAATGAAAGCTTGTTCTACTCAACCATTCAAGTGTGATTGTTACAAATGTTATCAttccatttcttccttccctaCTACAGAAAACAGACCACTTGTCCTCCCTTTAAGGCTGTTTGTGTTGTTCTGTAACACCTGTTCTCTCTCTCAGACCTACCAGTAGGATTATTTTGTTTATGTTTGAGACTGCTACCAGCAGCACCGTAAGTATCACCTACTTACTTTAAAATTACTTGCATGCTTTCTACAAAGCTGCCTCTCTCACACACAAGTTTCCCATGGACAAGTACAAAGTacttcatttccttccttctaaTCTTTCCCAAACCAGCTACTCTTTTGCCTGTTTCTAAATACAGACTCCACTATTACTCCAAAATAAAACAATCCTGAAAACTCTTACAAGTGTCTACCTTTGGCTCctgcatttcaattaaaaaaaaagctgcaaaacaagATACTGAATGTACATACCGGCAAATCAGATTCTTCTTTTGGAACAGCTCTCTTTAACTTCACAACAGTAGTTCCTGCTACTGGAGACAAAGGGTACGCCTTCAGACTAGCCAACACACTGCTGTTAGTCTTTGAAACATTGTTCTGCTTAGCCTCATTATTCCTCATTCCCAGTTTAGTGTCCTCTGATAAACTGGAGGCTGAAACATATGTTGAGGCGTTTGAAGGAACTGATAATCTTCTAACAGTGTTGGTGGTGCTTCCAGCTGGAGGAGGTTTTAGGCGATCAGCAGCTCCATTCTCTGTCTTCTTCACCTTTATGCTTGTACTCGTTGAATTGCCATCAAACACAATTAGTGGCCGTTTCCTTAAACCTTCCACTGTTGtaacactgaaaatacaaattGTAAAATTCTCAGAAACACAAGCTAGGTGATCCAAAAATAGCATATCCAAGACATGAGtagtgaaaataaatttaatcctgcctgaaataaaaatatatcccaAAATACTAACCTTAGTCTTAGCTGCTCCAAACTTTGGCAACAGAAATTGCTTCCAAAATATAAAGGGGTGAAGGGGGCAGGGTGTTGTCTGATGAACAGTGCTCCTCAGCAAAGAGGGTTGTGTGAGGAACTTTCTAGACAGACAGTTACAGTTGTACAACCAAAGACTGTATGCTTATAGCCCTGTAGCTATTCCAGGGTAACTAGAGATAATAGCTGTTAAGCATTTCAAAAGGTGACTATTTGAGAAAGCATGTGCCACCTTACCTAGAAGAACAGCATCTAGTAATCTGATGCTTCTAAATCTCCCCGTTTCCACTCTTATTCAAAATCCTAATATTAAAATAGTCTAAAAGACTGTTAGACAAGGAATAAAAACGTTAAGCAGAAAAAACATACCTGTTTCTTAAATAAGTTGGTTTTGAACAGGAACCCTAAGCTGatttaatgacttttttgttttgtttttagtagTTTGTGTCTTTAAGCCTACGTGTAGATCACAGCTGACCAATTTAGTAACAACTGATTCATAAAAAAGGAATACATCCTGACTGccaaaaaataaagcacaaagttATCATAGCTCACTCTACGTGAAGTTagagttttaaaaaagcattgcTCAAGAACGACGAAGAGAAAGTGTTTGGAAAGCACAgatttaacaaattaaaaaaaacaaaccaccattAAGTTATATAATATTCCTGTTCAGAAACTTGAGTTTTCAGTACACACTGTTGAATCATCTCATATTAAACAGAGGAATAAAAGTTGAACTATAGTGTTTTCAACAATGAAATGTATTCATTAATTTGTAATTAATGAATTTGACAATATTGATGTTAGATATCTCAACAGACTTCAAAATAAGCCGCAAGCAGAGACTCAATTAATTTGACTTGGAACAACATTAGATTAGTAGCTGCTGATAAACCTCACATATTAAGAAATTACACATTGCTTACACAATTTCTGTCAAGACCAGGGGTTACTTTAAAAAGAATGGAAGGAGTCACAATTTAAGAGCTCGTAGAGCAAGAGAAAGCTCAGCTTTTACTCAGATTTGCTTCTACATTACTATCTGTTCACAACAACATATGTCACATAATCCTCCTCTTTTTCTATTCATCGGTTCCCAGAACTGATAGAGACAAAGAGAGACCTTCAATTCATTTGGGACTTGTTTGTCAAGAGATCAGACACAACTCTTTGATTTGTATCTACAGTAGATGTGGTTTCTAGGAGAGCTTCTACAAAATGAAATTAGCTTCCAAGAGTAGGAGTGTTCAGCCAGGCATGTTGTTTCAGTTAAATACTACTGAAGCAATAGTGTTTAACACATCCATTAGATTAAGTAGTATAATTTCACTTGAAAAGCCTAAAAAAAGCTGACacacacttcaaaaataaaacatgatacTTTTTGCTCACTTCAGCTTTGTCCAAGAATTTATTCAATGCTCCTGAGAAGGAACACATTGCCCATAGCCTTTTTGGAAAGCTAATTTACAAACTATGTCAAAGAAAAGGTTTTATACCTTTTTCACATCACCTTCCTTAACATAATAGGTCTGCTTTTCCTATGGAGTGTTTTT
It encodes the following:
- the C31H2orf49 gene encoding ashwin isoform X2, with the protein product MAAQGRERVGGGKEERGSGRPDSELLLHPELLSEEFLLLTLEQKNILVENDVKMDKDGLTNLYIQHAIPLPQRDLPKSRWGKMMEKKRQQNELKSENKSVTTVEGLRKRPLIVFDGNSTSTSIKVKKTENGAADRLKPPPAGSTTNTVRRLSVPSNASTYVSASSLSEDTKLGMRNNEAKQNNVSKTNSSVLASLKAYPLSPVAGTTVVKLKRAVPKEESDLPELAS
- the C31H2orf49 gene encoding ashwin isoform X1, which translates into the protein MAAQGRERVGGGKEERGSGRPDSELLLHPELLSEEFLLLTLEQKNILVENDVKMDKDGLTNLYIQHAIPLPQRDLPKSRWGKMMEKKRQQNELKSENKSVTTVEGLRKRPLIVFDGNSTSTSIKVKKTENGAADRLKPPPAGSTTNTVRRLSVPSNASTYVSASSLSEDTKLGMRNNEAKQNNVSKTNSSVLASLKAYPLSPVAGTTVVKLKRAVPKEESDLPNDLKPTEAKKKIQHVTWP